GGCTGCTCTGTGAGCTTATTATCCAAAAGTAGAGGATAAAACATTGTTTTCTCGCCCAGCTTCTAAGCAATTCCTAGAGGGGCTTTGGAATTTATTCCCTCCAAAACCATTCATGGTGTCACAATGGTCATTATCAGTTGTGTTGCCCCAACACAAAGGGCCCCTTTGAGTTTTTGGGGAGTTGCAGCATATGATTGCTGACTCTCAGTGTGCCTAGTCACCATGATGTCAGCTAGACATGTAAGGGAATTGGCCGCTTTGTGGACAGCCTATCCCTTTATAGAATTGTATCCTAATCATGTGGTCTTGAGGCTTAGCCTACCAGTTTTGCCTAAGAAGGTGTCAGCATCCCATCTGGCACAGGATATCATATAGCCCACAACCGAAGCAGAAAGAACACTACATTGATTGGTTGTCACATTGTCTTTATTGCTTTATTGACATAGGAAAAAACAATTTTGGAAGTCAAAAAAGCTCTTCATTTGCTTTTTGGGTTCTGCTAGGGGGTGAGCAGGCTCAGCCCAATCCATGTCACACTGGATAGTGTtgaccaggggtagacaaactgcggccctccagatgtccatggactacaattcccaggagccccctgccagcatttgctggcagggggctcctgggaattgtagtccatggacatctggagggccgcagtttgactacccctggtgttgaCCTCAGTTGGTAGAGCTGTTCTTCATCCCTGTTCCATTGAGATTCATCCCGTCTCCAAGGGAAAGAGCTATGTAGTCTCCCAGTTTGAGAATGCACACAAGAACAGTGTCCCCCCTACCTGTGTACTGGATACACCCCCGCTCTCCATCCCCACTGTGAGCCCCCAATGGGGCTATGGAAACAGAATGTTTTTGTGGTACTTAtaggattttatatttttattgattgTTGAATCCATCATGAACGTTTAAGGAGGGTGggttctaaaaataaatattattattattcgtcAGACTCACGGTGACATAGAAGGAATGATGCTGACCGAAACAGCAACAACTACTGGGCCCCCAAAAATCTCCCCATAAACTGAATCCCGAACTAACCAACCTATGAGATTAACAGGCTAACGTTGCCATTATTAGTATCAGAATCTTTATATGGAAATGTTATTAGAATTGTTATCACTAGTTACTGAATCCACTGTTACTAGTGTTCTGCTCAATGTTATTGAATTACATTGTACTTATCCCTATAtaaacccgccatgagccgcaagggagggcggtatagaaacctaagggaatgaatgaatgaatgaatgaatgaatgaatgaatgaatgaatgaatgaatgaatgtaaaaGGCATCTCTTCCCAGCAGACCATGTCAACGTTGGCTAGGAAAATGGCCTCTACAGgtctgcaggggaggggctctCCTTGGTTTAGTATAGAGGAAGCTGTAGAGAGGGGTGGGCTCTGCTTCCCCCATCTATCCCCCCCACTCTCCTTATTGGCTGcttaacagctgagtggcagttgGTTGCTAGGAGGTGGGACATGGTCTGCTGAAAAAGGCAATTATGACAATTAAAGCCATGTCCCTGAGGTGGGACATGGCTTTAATTGTCATAATTGCCTTTTTCAGCAGACTCATAGCCAAGTGTCTTTGGGTGGCTTCATACAGCCTAACCGCTGATCAGGAAGTTGCAGCTTTCTTCTGGAGCTTATTGAAGAGCTTTATTGAAGCTTTCGTCTGGAGCTTATTGAAGAGCTTTATTGAAGCTTTCGTCTGGAGCTTATTGAAGAGCTTTATTGAAGCTTTCTTCTGGAGCTTATTGAAGAGCGCTTATTGAAGAGCTTTATTGAAGCTTTCTTCTGGAGCTTATTGAAGAGCGCTTATTGAAGAGCTTTATTGAAGCGAGCTTTATTGAAGCTTTCTTCTGGAGCTTATTGAAGAGCGCTTATTGAAGAGCTTTATTGAAGCTTTCTTCTGGAGCTTATTGAAGAGCGCTTATTGAAGAGCTTTATTGAAGCTTTCGTCTGGAGCTTATTGAAGAGCTTTATTGAAGCTTTCTTCTGGAGCTTATTGAAGAGCGCTTATTGAAGAGCTTTATTGAAGCTTTCTTCTGGAGCTTATTGAAGAGCTTTATTGAAGCTTTCGTCTGGAGCTTATTGAAGCTTTCTTCTGGAGCTTTATTGAAGCTTTCTTCTGGAGCTTATTTCTTCTGGAGCTTTATTGAAGCTTTCTTCTGGAGCTTATATCTTCTGGAGCTTATTGAATCAGGAGAATTCGGCTCTCTCATTTATTCAGTCTTCCGACCAGAAAGTCTGTTTGTGAGGTTTGTGCTGTtgccataaaaatccaaatgctctaaagtagcataattttaaattctattttatgatctgttttaaattgtatcttattaaatgaccatattcttttggtctcttatgtattaacttcatattacttggtctgaacgactgtaataaggTTTGAAGATGGTTTGTTTGGTCCAgagggtcgctgtgttggtctgcagtgtaAGAGTGGTTTTGAGACCTTAGAGACCCACAAAAGTACTGGGCTATGAACTTTGTGACTTGGGTTTCCAAGCTCTAGATTGGGCCTAGAATGCCAAGAACTCCAGTGGAGTTGCGAACaaccaggtggtagctggggGTCTTTTCCTATTACAgcgtggtctagtggttaggagcaccaacttctaagcaagggtttgagactcctttgagattccttcgggtctCTGGCGTCTAAAAACCAACTCAGGAACAACAggaatcagttcacctggagataatggccattttggaaggtgagcTCTATGGCATGATGCCctcattgaagtctctccccttcccaaaagccgtcctcaggctccacccccaaaatctccaggtatttccctacgcGGAGCTGGCAACTCGACATTTACAGTGTGTCTCCCCCACCTGCCTGCCCAGGCAGGGCCACCTAAGCGGCTAACAATCAAAACAGCATAACAGAATGCATCATAAAaccagccctgccctcctctgtccCTGAGGCACAATAGGGAAGTGTGCTTGCTGCACCCTGCTggagccagaggggggggggggactccagccCGTGCTGAGCGAGACCACCTGCTCCGGCCGGGCTCTGTGGGGTCCAGGGCACTATAAGGAAGCCGGCCCTGATGTAGTGGCGAAGGGAGGAGCAACGTttgcaaacagctggctgaccGCTGGGAGGGGCCAGCTGCTCTCAGACATCTCTTGGTCAAGCCTGAGAGAGCAACATCAAAGGCTGGCCCTTATTGGAGCTTATTGAGGTACAATCAGGTGTCGTCATGGTTTCTATTGAAGACTTTGAGTTTTGCTGCAGCTGCttgagggatgccagctctgggttggaaatttcctggagatttgaagggttgagtctggggaggggggaaggtttggGCCGTGGAGGGATCTCCAGGGgctataaggcaggggtggtcaaactgcggccctccagatgtccatggactacaattcccaggagcccctgccagcattcgctggcaggggctcctgggaattgtagtccatggacatctggagggccgcagtttgactacccctgctataaggcctTGGAGTCCTTTTTCCAAAACAGCCGCTTTCTCCAGGAGACCcaaactctgttgcctggagatcagtcataatcccaGATCTTCAGTTACCCCCCAAAGGCTGATGGCCCAATTTTACTGAATGAATGAACTGGCATATtgctatattgattttgatagggttctatgtaaatgttccaaaatgttttatgtaaaccgcccagagctgtagggaagggcagtataaacaaaaacaaatgtactGGTTGAAATTGGCTGTTTTATCCATGGAATCAAGTAATAACTAGTGCACTTCTTAAGGACACAGGGAGGAACTACAGGCAGAAGAAAATTGAAAGAAATCTAAATATTTAATAGATAGTTAAGTTGCTTCTAGCTTCTACTGGTCACGATTAATTAATTATACCCGGGAGATGAATTTTAGATTTCTACTGATGTGAATTACTGATTCATTTATTatctattattgttttatttgttgagAAAATAATTTTGATTAAGCATGTGAAGATGAATTAGCACTGAAGGAGTTCCTGTTTATTATGATTTTAACCATGTATTGATCTCTGTAATTGTATATTAATATTCTTCATTATCATGTGGTACGATTTAATTATTTATAGATTCATTTTGGTCTCTAGTTGCCTTTTCTGGATCTGGTGATTTAGTTAATTGCATAGAattggggaaaaaatcaggagCTAGTTGTGTTGGTGTGACGGTCATTATATGTGCTTGGATCAGATTTCATAATTTTGCCACATTAGAGCTcaacaaaaaaaggaaatggtAGCAAACAAGAACAAGGGACCTTCTGAGAGAAATGCAAGCAGAGTTTTGGAAATTCAACAAAACCTTGAAATAATTTTGAAAGGAAATACAAAcaaaatagagcaggggtagtcaacctgtggtcctccagatgtccatggactacaattcccatgagcccctgccagcatttaaggacctgcatttgctggcaaggactcatgggaattgtagtccacggacatctggagggccacaggttgactacccctgaaatagagagACTGGAAGAAGGAAAACCCCCACTTGGCAAGGCCAGATGAGACTGATCACGCCAGGCCTCGGACACTAAGCCCTGGTGGGTGTTGGGGTGGGAATGCCAGGGTCCCTCCACAGAGGCAGGACaggcaaccctgcagggttttcagggcaagaggcattccgaggaggtttgccattgcccgcttcTGGTAttccttgagggtctcccatgcaaatactaactGGGGCCAACTTTGAGCAGACGCCCCTCCCAGGAAGTCAAGCCGAAAGGGAGCAGGCCGGGGCCCACTGCAAAGATCTGGACTTTTCCTAGGTGCTCAGAGCAGCACTCCAACACGGTCTCGTGTTTCCCTCTGTTTCCACCAACAGGTTTCAGACTTCACCAGCCAAATGAATTTTCCGGTGGGAGATCTGCAGAAATGCCTAGCCAGTGGGGAATATGGGAAACTGAAGGACTGTCCCTTGTTTGAGAGTAATTTTGTCCAGGTGAGATGCAGGGGAAGGGAGCTGGAAGTAAAGGATCCTGGCGGCCAGACAGGGCTGCTGCGACCATTAGACTGATTTGGGGGTTATAAAAATGTacgaagagccttgctgggtcagacccatGATCCACCAAGTCTAGCATCTTATTGAGcaccgtggccaaccagttgccctgaaggGCCACACAAGTGAGATACGGAGTCCCTCATGCTGCCTCCTCACACTGGTATCCGGAAGTTGACTGCCTCTGTATGCAGATCCCCTGAAAGGGGTCTAGCAGCCACATCAATGGTGCTATTTTTGCAGTGTGTGGTACAATTTCGGCCGTGCGATTGTTCTCGTCAGTCTTCCCACTGATTGTTCTTCGTGGTAGAAGAAGCCCTTCAAGGTGATTCTCTCCTTCCAGGTCACAAGATCTGGGGAAGTCGCCAATAGGGTCACGGTGGGAATTGCGGCCAGCAGCCACAGCTTGGAGCTGCCTGACCTCCTGCTGCTGGCCCGGCCCATTGAATACCCAATGGAAGAATGCACCTGTGAGCATCCGGAGCCCAAGCTGATCAAGAGAGAAGAGCTGCAACTTATTGCGTGAGTCTGGACAGTGATGCTTTTCTCTCCTGGGGCTGggattgccaacttctaggtggagCCTGGGCATTTCTTGGGATTTCAGCTGATCTCAAGGTTATAGGGAACAGCTATGGCGTTATACCtgtggttgccaagctccaggtgcagactggagatctccagaagtgcaactcatctccagaagacagagatcaggacccctggagaaaaatgactgCATCGGAGGGCGGGCATTATACCCTTATGaggcccctcctttcccccaagccccacctttctcagactctgcccccaaactctccaggtatttcccaaccttgagtTAGAAATGCTAATTATATGCGCCAGTCTGTCCTCTCCAGGATCCACCCACAAATGTCTGGTTAATGTCCTTCATTCAGCATCTACAGGCCTTTTGCAGGTGCAGCCCCAGGATGGCTCAGTCAGCCGTCTACAGGGGAACGGCCTTCTCACTTGTGGCCCCGCCCCTGTGGGAAGCACTCTCAGGCTGTATTATTCTGGTTGGCTTTTGGAAGGTAACCAGATGTTGAGGCCATTTTAATAGTGGTGTGGTGATAGCCATGTATTTTAATGATACTATTTTATATTTggttatttgtttttatgttgtttttttaCTTTACTGGTTTTAAGGTAAGTCATCAAGAGACCCTTTGGGTGAGTAGCAACTAAAGAAAAcctaatgaattaaaaaaatgtataaaccaggagctggcaaccttccaAGGGGGAAGTGTGCTGCTGGCTGGAAGTTTCTCCTGTGACTGTGGCTATGATGATCCAGCGATGGGAAAGTCCCTCTCCGCATGCCCAGAGCGGTCCCCGGGTTTTTCCCCCAGTAGATGTACACAGAAAAAAACTGTCCCGGCTAATGCAAACTGAGGAGACCTCAGGATCTTACCACAGTCTCAGAAACAGATGCTGGTGGAATCCAGGGGAGTAATTGTGCTGCTCTGTTAACAGCCAAGGCAAAATAAAATTgtcacaccttaaagactcgcAGATATATTGTGGCATAAGGGTGCAAAGGCAACAACACATTTGTCAGATGTGCAAAGTGCTATTCCCAGTTGGTTTACACACAGGCAGatgcaaagagaaaaaaaaacacagtggaAAGAGTATAGTTCCAGGTCGCCAACTGGCAGGAGGGAATGTCCTGCCTATTTCACAGAGGAATCTGGGTCATCAAAGGTTTTCATGGGACGGAGTTCAGTAAAATCACCTGGCATTTGCTGCAGATCAAGGGACAGCCTGAGGGGCCAGTTTTGCAAGTTGCAGGTTTCCATAATCCAAAGGCCAGGAAGCCCAGGAGGAGCCCTCTGGTCTGCAAAAGAAGGACAGTGACCATGCTCAAGAGCTGCAGTGGGGGACAGGGTCAGCTGCTCCCACACTGGGATTTCTGCCCCCAGAGAGAGGAGCAGGAAGCCTGCCTCTTCAGAGGAAACGTCCACCAGATGGCGGGCCCCTTTGGAGCAcaactttccctttaaaaccctTCCTCGGGCTGGTGCAAAGGGACCCTTGTGAGCTGGCTGTGCGTGGTGGGGCAATTGGATCCATAGGTCTCCTTGGGCCAGTGCAGGGTCTCCACCAGTACAGGGAGTGAGCAGGTTACTGATCTGAGCCTTAAGGGCAGGATGGTCCTACCAGGGCACTCTAGCTGATGACACCAGACCAACATGTATCCCCGCCCCCCAAAGATCACATCCAGGATGTGGCCTGCTTGGTATGCGGGGCCAGTAAGAAATTGGGAGAGTCCCAGTACAGCCGTGGCAGACACAAGGTGTTTTCTAAAGGGGCCTCTAGCTTtggtgttaaggaggggggggtgtcTGCCACAAATTAGGAGCCTCTGCTAAGAGGAGCTTCTATTCTTGTGGATTCTTCTTGGCCCATAGACAGAAAGCCTTGTAGGACAACAGGGATATCAGACAGCACAGTCACAAACTGAGACCAGGCAGCAGGGCAGGGTGTTGTTTTTTTGGCCCCTTTATTGACACACCTTCCTCCTACCTAACAGACTCATGCCTCTGAAGTTTGTCCGGATCTACGTTCATGAAGCGAACCGGCACCAGTTGAAAGTGTGCCTGGCCAATGGCCGCAAATTCTACCTGCAGCTTTTGGGCCATCCTCAAAAACTGGACTACGTCTTCGGACAGTGGGTACGGCTGCTGTACCGGCTGAGATTCTACCGCACAGATGCCCCCATCAGCTATCAGCAGGTGTACCCAAACTACCCCCGCCGTTATTTGTCCGGGAATTCGTCATAGGTAAGCCAGAGAATAAATGTTCTGGGGACCACCTCCTCATACCCATGTGGGTGGCTGTAAGACCCATGAAGTGCATCATGAGTGCTCTTTGGGAGCGGGAGACCATGAGGCAATGAGGCCCGGGGGAGTGGCCGTTGGATCTTCCGGGAGAACACAGACAGAAAGGGAGACCTGCAGAGCAACCAGCCACAGACCTTAGTGGGGGAAGTAAGAAGCGATGTGAGGCCTAGTTTCAGGTCCTTTCAACAATTCTGGATACCCCAGAATGCCTCAGCCTGACTGCTTCCATGTTTGTCCCTCTTTCCATAGGAGAAAATATGAGTGGGCAGCCCAGGAAAGGACGAGGAGGCTTAAGGGAATTCGGGCTATCCAGCCTGAAGAACTCATGCAAGACTGGCTCATCAGGCTCAGAGGCCATTCATTCTTGCAAGAAGTGCCTTCCGTGATGCGACAAGGGACACAAGATTGCCACAGCAGGGATCCTCCTTGGGCTTGGACCCCAGTCGTCCCCTGTGGGAAGTTGCTACCATGAAGGAGACAAGGTTGCCCTCAAAGCCTGGCTCCTCAGTCTTGGACAACATCCCTCCATGCAGCAGGTTACTGTTACGAAAGAGACAAGACTGCCCTCACAAGCAGCTTCTCAGACTTGGACACTAATCCTTCTTACGGGAAGTTGCTGGAATAACCCTACAAAGAACATAAGGCTGCCCTCGCAGGCCAGCTGCACAGGCTTTGACATGATTTCTCCCAAGAGAAAGTTGCTGCAATGACCCTACAGAGAAGTCAGGGTTGCCTTTGGTGGCAGCCTCTTCGATCTCGTACCTCCATGCTCCTTGTAGAAAGTTGCTCCAATAACCCTACGAAGACCAGGTGGACCTCATTATCAGGCTATTTGGTCTTGGACATTCCACTTTGCAGAAGTTGCTGCTACCACCCTACCAAGAAGACAATCTCCCCCTGGCTGCTCCTAATAAACAGTGTTTTGTATTCATGCTTAGACCAGCCTCCCCTCAACACCCAAGCCAAGATCATTTCCACAGCTGAGCCTCCTTCCACTGCCAGTCCCCAGTCTTTCTAGGAAGCTGGACAGATGCATAGATTGTCCCATCAAGGTCACTTTATTGATACAACAATCAACCGGACAGACACTCAGACAGATACAAGGCAGTTGGCTGCTATATGGTAGTGGCTTCAATCCGAGCGCAAGATGTCTGGCTTGCTCTTTGGTGGAGGGAGATGAACACCTTGATGCCCCCCTGCAGCACATGTAGGATGGGACCCCATGATGAAAAGGTCATTTGTGAGCTGGGGGGAGAGCAGAGCAGGGTTCAACAGTGTTGACTCTTTTGAGACCAGCAAGGGAATTCACCCAGCCAATTCCCTCCACACCAAACCTCCCTGAACACACACAAATCCCTGAAACATGGTTTATGCATTCTGTTTCTGGATTTTGACTCATCCCCTTCCACAAAGTAATTTTTCTCCCTGGTATGAAACCCATagtccacccacacacacacacccccacacacccccacacaaGCCACATGCTcagccccctgccccaaaaacAAGAACCCATATATTTCTACACCAAGTTGCTTCTAAAACCAAAATATGATTGAAATCCaaagggctctgtgtgtcttccCTGCACACAACAGGAAGGGATGGCTGGGATGGGATGGCGGCTACCTACCCTCTTCAGCCCTGGCAGTTGTGGCGAGAAGATTACTGGGGTGCTGGGgaaggacagaaagagagagTGTTAGGCAGGGGTTCTCGTGGGCGTtcgagggagagggagggtgccACTTCCCCAAAGAGAAGACGTTCTCAGCCCATCCCCTCTTTTCACCTTTGACCTCCAGCTTGCACTCCACAAAGGCTTCGCCCAGCTCGTTGATGGCCTTGCAGGAGTAGGTGGCGCTGTCAAAAGGGCTCGGCTTGCGGATGTTGAGGGTCAGCACCCCTTGGCTGTTCTTCTGGAGGAACTTGGAGTCCCCACTGAGATCCATTTTGTTCTTCATCCAGATCACTTTGGGCTGGGAACAGACAAAGACAGGGAGAGTTTAAAAGGGAGCCAATTGAAACCTAATCGTGGCCACCATCCTCATCCTAATTCCAAAGTCCTCGTCGTGGACTCAGTTCTAGCACCTCCCATGCCCCAGAGCAATCCGTTTCATCCAGGAAGATTTGTACAAACCTTACAATGTGCAAAAACCTGATTTCAGAATTTGCAATTTTTTAAGCTGTGAAATTGAAAATGTGTgtcactttttaaataaatgaggcACAGTTTGTAGAGGATTCCCAGCAATGGGGCCCATTTCTCCACAGAAAGATAAGGCTCTCTCCTGTTAGCGGTAATAGAGGGAGATGCGGCTGTACCTGCTGGCAGCCCTTTCCAAGAGGTTTCTGCAGCACAAACTCCTAAAGGCTGAAGCCAAAGCTGTGGAGTGAAATATTGATGCCAGCTGGGTACAATAATTAAGTGACCTTGCTATAACTGATTATCTTCCG
The Paroedura picta isolate Pp20150507F chromosome 16, Ppicta_v3.0, whole genome shotgun sequence genome window above contains:
- the GARIN5A gene encoding Golgi-associated RAB2 interactor protein 5A, whose translation is MNFPVGDLQKCLASGEYGKLKDCPLFESNFVQVTRSGEVANRVTVGIAASSHSLELPDLLLLARPIEYPMEECTCEHPEPKLIKREELQLIALMPLKFVRIYVHEANRHQLKVCLANGRKFYLQLLGHPQKLDYVFGQWVRLLYRLRFYRTDAPISYQQVYPNYPRRYLSGNSS